The following proteins are encoded in a genomic region of Thioclava nitratireducens:
- a CDS encoding NAD(P)-dependent oxidoreductase: MTKTQETIGFIGTGLMGHGMAKNIVEKGYPLTVIAHRNRKPIEDLVSRGATEATSYEDLASRSSIIFLCLTGAPEAAEAVAKLTPGLKEGSVIVDCSTGEPTVTMKLAEDMEEIGVAYADAPLSRTPKEAWEGTLDCMVGADEELFTRIEPVIDTWAGKIVRVGSLGDGHRMKLLNNFISLGYAALYSEALALSRKVGIPIEQFDKVIRGGRMDCGFYQTFMGYALEGNREAHKFTLANAYKDLRYVESMANAATVATPLASTAKNAFAMAMATGGDGPEDYVPHLADFVARANGLD; encoded by the coding sequence ATGACTAAGACCCAGGAAACCATCGGCTTCATCGGCACCGGCCTGATGGGCCACGGCATGGCCAAGAACATCGTCGAGAAAGGCTATCCGCTGACCGTGATCGCCCACCGCAACCGCAAGCCGATCGAGGACCTGGTCTCGCGCGGGGCGACCGAGGCGACCTCCTATGAAGACCTCGCGTCGCGCTCCTCGATCATCTTCCTGTGCCTCACCGGCGCGCCGGAAGCCGCCGAGGCGGTCGCAAAGCTGACTCCGGGCCTGAAAGAGGGCAGCGTCATCGTGGACTGCTCGACCGGCGAGCCGACCGTGACGATGAAGCTCGCAGAGGACATGGAAGAGATCGGCGTCGCCTATGCCGACGCGCCGCTCAGCCGCACCCCGAAAGAGGCCTGGGAAGGCACGCTCGATTGCATGGTCGGCGCGGATGAAGAGCTGTTCACGCGCATCGAGCCCGTGATCGACACCTGGGCGGGCAAGATCGTACGCGTCGGCAGCCTTGGCGACGGCCACCGCATGAAGCTGCTCAACAACTTCATCTCGCTGGGCTATGCCGCGCTTTATTCCGAAGCCCTCGCACTGTCGCGCAAGGTGGGCATTCCGATCGAGCAGTTCGACAAGGTGATCCGGGGCGGCCGGATGGATTGCGGCTTCTACCAGACCTTCATGGGCTACGCGCTCGAGGGCAACCGCGAGGCGCACAAGTTCACCCTCGCCAACGCCTACAAGGATTTGCGCTACGTCGAGTCGATGGCGAATGCCGCCACTGTCGCAACGCCGCTCGCCAGCACGGCCAAGAACGCCTTCGCGATGGCAATGGCCACCGGCGGCGACGGCCCTGAAGATTACGTGCCGCATCTCGCGGATTTCGTTGCACGCGCGAACGGGCTCGACTGA